The following proteins are encoded in a genomic region of Arcobacter suis CECT 7833:
- the rfbC gene encoding dTDP-4-dehydrorhamnose 3,5-epimerase, giving the protein MKYIKLEIPELILCEPTLHKDNRGFVYESFKKESFNNSLGFEVNFCQDNTSFNKYGVIRGLHTNTLDFSQSKLVSVLDGKILDVAVDFRVGSPTFGKAISLELSSENNKQLFIPRGFLHGFSVLSQNALVMIKIDRYLANNQSIGVTYNDEKLNIDWKIPKISEILSDGDKNLKKFEEVNSPFTYGKNYY; this is encoded by the coding sequence GTGAAATATATTAAACTTGAAATTCCGGAATTAATTCTTTGCGAACCAACACTTCACAAAGATAATCGAGGTTTTGTATATGAGTCATTCAAAAAAGAGTCTTTTAATAATTCTTTAGGATTTGAAGTAAATTTTTGTCAAGATAATACCTCTTTTAATAAATATGGAGTTATTCGTGGACTACATACAAATACATTAGATTTTTCTCAATCAAAACTTGTTTCTGTATTAGATGGTAAGATTTTGGATGTGGCAGTTGATTTTAGAGTTGGAAGTCCAACTTTTGGAAAAGCTATAAGTTTGGAATTAAGTAGTGAGAATAATAAACAACTTTTTATTCCAAGAGGTTTTTTACATGGTTTTTCAGTTTTAAGTCAGAATGCATTGGTTATGATAAAAATCGATAGATATCTTGCTAATAATCAAAGTATTGGGGTTACTTATAATGATGAAAAGTTGAACATTGATTGGAAAATCCCAAAAATATCAGAAATACTTTCTGATGGAGATAAAAATTTAAAAAAGTTTGAAGAAGTAAATTCACCGTTTACTTATGGTAAAAATTATTATTAG
- a CDS encoding MraY family glycosyltransferase, whose translation MIYVILLLISFSLTYFIKNYMINKSLVAVVNERSSHTTPTPHGGGIALSITWFIGLCYFYFMGEIELNLFYALLFGAVISIVSFFDDIYELSPKLRLLVQATMAIGGLYSLGGFETLTFGIFDISNPILTNIFAFFMIIWFINLYNFLDGINGYAGSQAVFLSLAGFVLFGGSYFLVLVMAVLGFLYWNWNKAKIFMGDVGSTLLGYNVAIFTIYYANQELTNFWVWIILFGVYWFDATLTLIRRKLNKEKLSQAHKKHAYQRLTQSGWSHYKVTNWSIIVNIALFAIVYFVPNIFVAFVLAMIVLISCMKFVDNRKKFE comes from the coding sequence TTGATTTATGTAATTCTACTACTAATCTCTTTTTCGCTTACATATTTTATAAAAAACTATATGATAAATAAATCATTGGTTGCTGTAGTAAATGAAAGAAGTTCTCATACAACACCAACTCCACATGGTGGAGGAATAGCCTTATCTATAACTTGGTTTATAGGATTGTGCTATTTTTACTTTATGGGTGAAATTGAACTAAACCTTTTTTATGCTTTACTTTTTGGAGCAGTTATATCAATAGTTAGTTTTTTTGATGATATATATGAATTAAGCCCAAAACTAAGGCTTTTAGTTCAGGCTACTATGGCTATTGGTGGACTTTATAGTTTAGGTGGATTTGAAACTTTGACTTTTGGTATCTTTGATATTTCAAATCCTATTTTAACAAATATTTTTGCATTTTTTATGATTATTTGGTTTATAAATCTTTACAACTTTTTAGATGGTATAAATGGTTATGCAGGAAGTCAAGCTGTATTTCTATCACTTGCAGGATTTGTTTTATTTGGAGGAAGTTACTTTTTAGTTTTAGTTATGGCAGTTTTAGGATTTTTGTATTGGAATTGGAATAAAGCTAAAATATTTATGGGAGATGTAGGAAGTACTCTTCTTGGATATAATGTAGCAATTTTTACTATATATTACGCAAATCAAGAATTAACTAACTTTTGGGTGTGGATTATATTATTTGGAGTTTATTGGTTTGATGCAACATTAACCTTGATAAGAAGAAAATTAAATAAGGAAAAATTATCGCAGGCTCATAAAAAACATGCTTATCAAAGATTAACACAATCAGGATGGAGTCATTATAAAGTTACAAATTGGTCAATAATTGTAAATATAGCTTTATTTGCTATAGTTTATTTTGTTCCAAATATTTTTGTAGCATTTGTTTTGGCAATGATAGTTTTAATTAGTTGTATGAAATTTGTAGATAATAGAAAGAAATTTGAATAG
- a CDS encoding NAD-dependent epimerase/dehydratase family protein: MNKILLTGSNGYLGSSFIIEYKNKYSFEKFSLLNQRLEDINFDNIDIILHCAALVHQKVEHTYEKYYEVNVDYPVKLAKLAKQNGLKQIVFISTVAVYSEEEKKLDENTICNPITPYGKSKLEAEKKLLELNDDSFIVSIIRPPMIYGKNAPGNIDSLVKLVKKLSIIPLGRIENKRSFISMQNLCHLVEEVITQQKAGIFLASDDEPLSTSKLIKLISKNLDKKIYLIKIPFFESLLKILKPSFHKRLYGSLEVDNSITKQKLNLSNPYSVEEGIRLMIKGEKI, from the coding sequence ATGAATAAAATTTTATTAACAGGAAGTAATGGCTATTTAGGAAGTAGTTTTATAATTGAATACAAAAACAAATATTCATTTGAAAAGTTCTCATTATTAAATCAAAGATTAGAAGATATAAACTTTGATAATATAGATATAATCTTACATTGTGCTGCACTTGTTCATCAAAAAGTTGAGCACACTTATGAAAAGTATTATGAGGTAAACGTAGATTATCCTGTAAAATTGGCAAAATTAGCAAAACAAAATGGGCTAAAACAGATAGTTTTCATAAGTACTGTTGCTGTTTATAGTGAAGAGGAGAAAAAATTAGATGAAAATACAATTTGTAATCCAATTACACCTTATGGAAAAAGTAAATTAGAAGCGGAAAAGAAATTATTAGAACTAAATGATGATAGTTTTATCGTGAGTATCATCAGACCACCTATGATATATGGTAAAAATGCTCCTGGGAATATAGATAGTTTAGTAAAACTTGTAAAAAAACTATCTATTATTCCACTAGGCAGAATTGAGAATAAAAGAAGTTTTATATCTATGCAAAATCTTTGCCATTTAGTTGAAGAGGTTATAACCCAACAAAAAGCAGGAATATTTTTAGCAAGTGATGATGAACCTCTTAGCACGTCAAAACTTATTAAACTTATATCAAAAAATTTAGATAAAAAAATATATTTGATAAAAATACCATTTTTTGAAAGTTTATTAAAAATCTTAAAACCATCATTTCATAAAAGATTATATGGAAGTTTAGAAGTGGATAATAGTATCACTAAACAAAAATTAAATTTATCAAATCCATATAGTGTAGAAGAGGGAATAAGATTAATGATAAAAGGAGAAAAAATTTGA
- a CDS encoding glycosyltransferase, producing the protein MKKIAVLLASYNGTKYIKEQVDSILNQKDLEVTIFVSDDLSTDGTLEYLQNTYKDNKKLVYLESNQKFGGAAKNFYRLIRDVDFSAFDYVSLADQDDIWYEDKLLRAVKTMEEEQIDAYSSNVLAFWEDGKRVLINKSQAQKKYDFLFSSAGPGCTYVMKKNFLIDFKGQMLEKYSLLEKIDLHDWLLYAYARANDYRWFVDNIPSMLYRQHSNNEFGANSGFKAFKKRWLNARNGWYREQILNTASFCDYSNNITNSIKNNNFFDRLHILRNILQLRKKISESIVLFLMLIVPGFK; encoded by the coding sequence ATGAAAAAAATAGCTGTATTATTAGCTTCATATAATGGAACTAAATATATAAAAGAGCAGGTAGATAGTATCTTAAATCAAAAAGATCTAGAAGTGACGATATTTGTAAGTGATGATTTATCAACAGATGGAACTTTAGAATATTTGCAGAATACATATAAAGATAATAAAAAATTAGTTTATTTAGAATCAAATCAAAAATTTGGTGGAGCTGCTAAGAATTTTTATAGACTAATTAGAGATGTTGATTTTTCAGCTTTTGATTATGTTTCACTTGCAGATCAAGATGATATTTGGTATGAAGATAAGCTCTTAAGAGCTGTTAAAACTATGGAAGAAGAACAAATAGATGCTTATTCTAGTAATGTATTGGCTTTTTGGGAAGATGGTAAAAGGGTTTTGATTAATAAAAGTCAAGCTCAAAAAAAATATGATTTTTTATTTAGTTCAGCAGGTCCTGGTTGTACTTATGTAATGAAAAAGAATTTCTTAATTGATTTTAAAGGTCAGATGCTTGAGAAATATTCTCTACTAGAAAAAATAGATTTACATGATTGGCTTTTATATGCTTATGCACGAGCAAATGATTATAGATGGTTTGTGGATAATATTCCTTCTATGTTATATAGACAACATAGTAATAATGAATTTGGTGCAAATAGTGGCTTTAAAGCATTTAAAAAACGATGGTTGAACGCAAGAAATGGCTGGTATAGAGAACAAATATTAAACACAGCAAGTTTTTGTGATTATAGTAATAATATAACAAACAGTATAAAAAATAATAATTTTTTTGATAGATTGCATATACTTAGAAATATACTTCAACTAAGAAAAAAAATTTCAGAGTCAATTGTATTGTTTTTGATGTTAATTGTTCCAGGATTTAAGTAA
- the rfbB gene encoding dTDP-glucose 4,6-dehydratase, with amino-acid sequence MQQNKNILLTGTAGFIGSNFVPYFLDKYPDYNLINLDLLTYAGNLENLTECENNPRYKFIKGDICNRELVEFIFSEYDISGVIHFAAESHVDNSIKNPGVFVQTNVNGTFTLIDVAYKYWMNKPFEYKSNYQNYRFHHISTDEVYGTLSLDPNDLFTENTPYAPNSPYSASKASSDMIIRAYNETYGMNTVITNCSNNYGPKQHDEKLIPTIIRKALSNQNIPIYGDGKNIRDWLYVLDHCKGIDIVFHAGITGETYNIGGRNERTNLQIVNTICTILDKEVPKADNSSYKELITFVEDRAGHDRRYAIDATKLENELGWKADENFDSGIVKTIEWYLEKYSK; translated from the coding sequence ATGCAGCAAAATAAGAATATATTACTAACAGGAACAGCCGGATTTATAGGTTCAAACTTTGTACCTTATTTCTTAGATAAATATCCAGATTATAATTTAATTAATCTTGACCTTTTAACTTATGCAGGAAATTTAGAAAATCTAACAGAGTGTGAAAATAATCCAAGATATAAATTTATAAAAGGTGATATCTGTAATAGAGAATTAGTAGAATTTATTTTTTCTGAATATGATATTTCTGGTGTAATTCATTTCGCAGCTGAATCTCATGTGGATAACTCAATTAAAAATCCAGGTGTATTTGTCCAAACAAATGTAAATGGGACTTTTACTTTAATAGATGTAGCGTATAAATACTGGATGAATAAACCATTTGAATATAAATCAAATTATCAAAACTATAGATTTCATCATATCTCAACTGATGAAGTTTATGGAACACTAAGTCTTGATCCAAATGATTTATTTACTGAAAATACTCCATACGCACCAAACTCACCATATTCAGCTTCTAAAGCATCAAGTGATATGATAATAAGAGCATATAATGAAACTTATGGAATGAATACAGTAATTACAAACTGCTCAAATAATTATGGACCAAAACAACATGATGAAAAACTAATCCCTACAATTATAAGAAAAGCTTTATCAAATCAAAATATTCCAATCTATGGTGATGGGAAAAATATAAGAGATTGGTTATATGTACTTGACCATTGTAAAGGTATAGATATAGTGTTCCACGCAGGAATTACTGGAGAAACATATAATATTGGTGGACGAAATGAAAGAACAAATCTTCAAATAGTTAATACTATTTGTACTATCTTAGATAAAGAAGTTCCAAAAGCTGATAATTCTTCTTATAAAGAATTAATCACCTTTGTAGAAGATAGAGCAGGACATGATAGAAGATATGCAATAGATGCAACAAAATTAGAAAATGAGCTAGGTTGGAAAGCTGATGAGAATTTTGATAGTGGGATTGTGAAGACTATTGAGTGGTATTTGGAGAAATATAGTAAATGA
- the rfbD gene encoding dTDP-4-dehydrorhamnose reductase — translation MLNIDYNILVTGTNGQLGSEIKVISSNYSYNFFFTDRNNINITSKESIKKFCQINNINVIINCAAYTAVDIAESDEINADLINRKAVKKLALVSKELNIKLIHISTDYVFDGKNFKPYIEEFQTNPQGIYGKTKLDGENEMRDINPKNSIIIRTSWVYSSFGNNFVKTMLRLGREKESLGVIFDQVGTPTYAKDLAKTILDIIPRITNEKVEIYNYSNEGVLSWYDFAKEIMRMAKLNCKINPIETFQYPTPAKRPHFSLLNKSKIKSTFNIEIPYWKDSLDECLKIMGERK, via the coding sequence ATGCTTAATATAGATTACAATATTTTGGTAACAGGAACAAACGGACAACTAGGGAGTGAAATAAAAGTAATATCTTCAAACTATTCTTATAATTTCTTTTTCACGGATAGAAATAATATAAATATTACTTCTAAAGAGAGTATCAAGAAATTTTGCCAAATAAATAATATAAATGTTATTATAAATTGTGCAGCATATACTGCAGTTGATATTGCAGAGTCAGATGAAATAAACGCAGATTTAATAAATAGAAAAGCAGTAAAAAAATTAGCACTTGTATCTAAAGAGTTAAATATTAAACTCATTCATATTTCAACTGATTATGTATTTGATGGTAAAAATTTTAAACCTTATATTGAAGAGTTTCAAACAAACCCACAAGGAATTTATGGGAAAACAAAACTTGATGGTGAAAATGAAATGAGAGATATTAATCCAAAGAATTCAATTATAATTAGAACTTCTTGGGTTTACTCAAGCTTTGGAAATAACTTTGTAAAAACAATGCTAAGACTAGGACGTGAAAAAGAGTCTTTAGGTGTAATTTTTGATCAAGTTGGAACTCCAACTTATGCAAAAGATTTGGCAAAAACTATTTTAGATATAATTCCTCGAATAACTAATGAAAAAGTAGAGATTTACAACTACTCAAATGAGGGAGTATTATCTTGGTATGATTTTGCAAAAGAGATAATGAGAATGGCAAAATTGAATTGTAAAATAAACCCAATAGAAACATTTCAGTATCCAACACCTGCAAAGAGACCACATTTTTCATTGTTGAATAAATCAAAAATAAAATCAACATTTAATATAGAAATTCCATATTGGAAAGATAGCTTAGATGAGTGTTTAAAAATAATGGGAGAAAGAAAATAA
- the rfbC gene encoding dTDP-4-dehydrorhamnose 3,5-epimerase: MQFSRTKIYDVVIIEPKVHGDSRGYFIETFRADKLEEFLGYKINFCQDNESKSSKGVLRGLHYQLSPYAQTKLVRVIQGRVLDVAVDIRKNSPTFGQYVAVELSADNKKQMLVPRGFAHGFVVLEDDTIFAYKVDNYYSPECDRGIAFDDKSLNIDWIIKKEELKLSEKDTKQPKLNETNDLFEFGVNYYA; the protein is encoded by the coding sequence ATGCAGTTTTCAAGAACAAAAATTTATGATGTGGTAATAATTGAACCAAAAGTACATGGAGATTCAAGAGGATATTTTATAGAGACTTTTCGTGCTGATAAATTAGAAGAGTTTTTAGGATATAAAATAAATTTTTGTCAAGATAATGAGTCAAAATCTTCAAAAGGAGTTTTACGAGGTCTTCACTATCAACTTTCTCCCTATGCTCAAACAAAACTTGTGCGTGTTATTCAAGGAAGAGTTTTAGATGTAGCCGTTGATATAAGAAAAAATTCTCCAACATTTGGTCAATATGTAGCCGTTGAATTAAGTGCAGATAATAAAAAACAAATGTTAGTTCCAAGAGGATTTGCTCATGGATTTGTAGTTCTTGAAGATGATACAATATTTGCATATAAAGTTGATAATTATTATAGTCCTGAGTGTGATAGGGGAATAGCTTTTGATGATAAAAGTTTAAATATTGATTGGATAATAAAAAAAGAAGAATTAAAACTTTCAGAAAAAGATACAAAACAACCAAAACTAAATGAAACTAATGATTTATTTGAGTTTGGAGTAAATTATTATGCTTAA